AAAACAAATAACTACTGGCAAAAAAATTAATGACTTTTGGAGATATATTAAGTATAACTCATTGAAAAATCCATAAAACACAGGCCACTGAATAGAATTTTCCAAATTCAGTAACTACTCTCTTGTTTGGAAGACATTATAATATGCCCCATAGCATCAAGAAGGTGATCTAATGTCGACTcttgttttccatatttgctgccCCAAATAGAAGTCTGGACCTGTACCACCTGAGTAGTGACCAGGAAAAACAACTGACACAACCCCTGAGAATTTTGTCAAAGTGATTTTATTCTAGACATGGATCTTTCATTATTAGATCCAAGCCATAGTCATTTCTGTATTCCTATCACCTAGCTAAAGTGCCCAAATCATGGTCTTTATTATGGATATACCTTTGGAAAGAACTAGGTTCAAATCTTACCTCTACCAATTATGAGAGAGGAATCAGTGGCCAAATGAGTTATTTCTGAGattcagtttcttcaactgtaaaatggagacaaataGAGCTACCTATTATAGTTGACAAGAGGGTTAAATTAGATTGCCAAAACtccaagcacagtgcctggaacataatgGAACTCAGTAAATGGTAAGTGTTTATCACAGTTTTATATAGTGGAAAGGAATTCAGTTACTCACAAATGGCTCATTGTTCTCCCACACCTTTAGCTGATAAAGCCAGTCCATCCCACTTGTTGCCTCCTGACATCTCACTTCTACTTGGAGTTTTTGAATGAGGTTTTATATGGATTTTTGATAATTAAAGACATTCTCAGCAAAGAGTTTGATTATGGGATCTTAGAAGAACTATAGCTTCTGATCCTTGCCAAAACGTTTAGTTTCACAAATATGCACTAGCTGATAAAGAGTGACTTCCACGAGGGTTGTTAAGACCTCTATTGAATCAAGTCAACCCTTTAAGAGTAATCTTGTGGAATTTTCTGATGCTGTGTTGACATTGGTTAGTTTAACTGACCACACAGAAGTACTGGAAGGTAAATTAGGTGAAACTCAGAGTGGTTTATCTTTGTCAGGATTTAAGAAAATGTTATGTGTGCAAAGCTAGCAAAGATATCTGCAAATGAATTTACTTTATTGGGATGCACTTGAGAAATGAGATTTGTTAACTCAGGTCTCATCAACTTAGCACTTAACCTTAATGGTGCTAAAAACCTGTTATGAGGCATAAATAGATTAGAGAAATTGGCCATAGGACTCCAGTCTAAGCCTGTATGAGTTCCACATCAATCCACAGATGACCAGTCATCAGGAATCAAATATCTTAACCAGGAGATCAAAGAGAGAAAATCAAGGGCtatttttctcaagattatttttttcctaaggttttaaactatttttgtttCCTCAAGGAGTTCAAGAGTATTGTGGTTTACCTAGAATCATTAGAAATCATCAAGTCAAACTTGATAATGGAAACCTCAGCTCAGGCTTCTTTTCCTAGAACCCTTCCCATCCAAGATTTCTAGACTGAACAATGCTCCCTATTGTCTCTGCTGGCTGACATCTTTCTTCGTGCTTTTCAATttatatcaaataaaaataatctgttgTCTCTTatcctaaaataaaaacaatctgtCTCTTATCCCCACTAGACCaatatatatattgggttggccaaaaaggttgGTTGTTCAGGTTACTCCAtaacatcttatagaaaaaccaAATAAGCTTCTTGGCCTACctaacatatacatatgcatagatACATGCAGATactattcatctttgtatctggCACTTAGTAGGCATTACAacttactgaatgaataaatcaatggCTAATCATTCTTTTAACAGAGACAAAAGGGATCTCTTATATAGCAAGATTCTTTTATATAAAGTTCATTTCGAAATATATGGTTTTTAGGAAAATCATATCTTTaataaaatgaagttaaaaatttagacttatataaattataaactaTATAATCAGGTTACTTGATAAAGCACAACAACGGTTATGACTACAATTCTGAGAGGTTGGAAGTTAAATATTAATACCATATTATTCCTTGAATTGGTCATATTTATGGAATGTATTTGATTCACCTGATTCAACtggaggaagaaaatatttatagtatAACTTCCTTTCAGTTACAAACAAATTACAGTTGCACATGAGTCACACTTATCTCaaacagtaatttttttctttttttattgaaagtaTTCTCAACTTCTGAGCTTCCCTTTTTGACATCCAATGTTGTAAAAGATGCCAACAGATTCATATAGAATTATCAACTATTAGACCTGAGTCCTTAGAAATACATACTTCAAAATTATACTGAAGTCGTAGACTAAAATCCTAACTCATTAGCGTCTTGAGGTCGActcacataaaaaaaaagaatacttttttttattcaaataagcatgattttaaaaacaatgctTCTTGTGGTTATGATATGAAATACGACTTCGTATTCATAACGTGTATTCTGTTCCTCTTCGAGCATACTGAGGAATGTTCATGTAATTTCTTTGTGGCCaccgaaggaaaaaaaaagtccttatctgtaaaactttCTTTTAACAAcgatgacaacaacaacaatagcaacaggaAACCCTTATCACAAGCTGTTTGGACACAGATGAGATTATATTGCAATTAGCCACGTCTATCCGACGAATTTTTCTAAGGAAAATTGTGCAGAGCATTTTATTTCAAGCCTCAAAGATTTTGTTAAAAGAAAGGGAACTGCAGTTTTTGCCACAGAAAGACAGGTGGCGTAagcatgcaatttttttttttttttttttttaaatctataaagtGATTATTTTCTCTCGGGTTCTTTGAAAAACCTCGCCTGTGCTCCGGTTTGTGGCTGAGCGGGTGACGTCACTGTGGCAGTGCGGAGTCAGGCGCGGCGGCTCTCTATAAGCCGAGGAGCTGTCCGGGTGCTGAAACGGTCCGAGCCGCTCAAGCCGCGGACCTGGAGGAATATGCTGTGGACTTCCTCTGCCATATAAATAAGAGGTAAGACTGCTTTTCCCTTCTACTTACTGGAAAGTTCTAAATTGCGTATTCTCTCCTTAATTCCCAGCTAAGAAGAAAGAGACCATTTGGCAAGCTTATTTCTTTAGAATAACTGAACGGCAACCTGCTGCTCATCTGGCAACCTAAggacactgtatatatgtacatatatatgcatgactGCATCTGTGATTTACACTGCTTGCTGTCAGGTATTTATTAACCGTTGTGTTATTTAGATAATCATATATAACAACATGAAAAAGTTAAGGATATTTGTGTCAATACACATTATTAATGCAAAGTTAACCAAGCCtgacattttgtttctttccttagTTTCTTGTTTCTTCCCCTAAGGACCAGATACAAGGGCagggatataatttatatacttaaTATTCTTAACAGTAGGTGTCCGATGATTCAAAGGCTGTTAAACATGTTCATGATAGATGCAACCAATTTTGGAGCTAGGTTAGTTagttagtttgtttttttctttgacatttaCTTTGCAAGATCTCAAATTTAACTAActgtataaaattattttctcaactgGTATACTCTGAAAGGGCTTACATTATTGTTTACTAATTTTGGTCCTAGCAAAGTAAGACTAGAATGAGCTTCTTCGTTTATTCAGAGGGAAATACTATCCTGGTTTCTAGGTTGGATATGACCATGGATTACAAAGAGATAACTGAAATGTATGAGGAAACATTTATAACCATATAAATTGTTTATTATTATGCTTCGGTTGAAAGAGGTTGTACAATATTTTGCTAAATATTTTGAATGGGACAagtgtttctttttcctgtatCCTAACTAATTGAATTGCTCAAATTTGATACATCCAGTTGCATTTGTCAATGCTCTAGTATAATTTCAatagaaaagacattttaaatgatGAGGTTTTTTGGTTTAAACTCTACATAGAACACCAGAACTGTTAAAACCACCTTCACTATTTAGAGGAGCTGCTATCAGCTCATCTAAAAAAAATCCCTTGAGCCTTAGTCAAAGGCAATAACTATGTCACCCAAACTGAGTCTGAGTAAATGATCAAATGGTAGCTCTTATTTGGCCTGTGGTTTAAATAACTGCATTGAATattcttccccaacaccacagcaAAGTTCACCTACAAACTAATGATTTTAAAGATCAGCACATAACCTAGCATATAACTGGGTTAAGGATACTTCAGGGTAATGGTTTCAAAGAAAATAAGTTCACTAAGATTCTTAAAATTGCTAGTCCAAATGCCAATGTGGAAAATTGATTTTCAAATCTAAACTAAtcctgaaaaaatataaagaagaatgcaTAATGTACTTTTATTTAAGCCTAGTAAGTCATGAATACAATTTCCTCTAGTAAACATTGATTCATAGTAAGTATTTTAGAAATTTTCTCTGACATGCCTTTAAAGATTTTACTTTCAGTAAATTAAGTAGCTAAATTAGTGTAAGTAAGtgcatattttaataattaatttaaataatcattttaataaattgtACTAAAGAAATTTCTGTAAGTACAACAGCGTTAGAttctaaaaactgaaaatattactTAAATACCAATATGATCTTGTGAACAATGATATTTTCTACAATTGATGTCTAAGTTAACAGATAATGATATCCAACAACTTAACTTATACATCACAAAACCATAATTCAGTTAAGAGCAAACTTATAAAATTCCTTTACTTTATTTGTAACAAAATTGCACATATTAAAATAGATTTCAATGTTAGCAATGCcaaatgtaaaatatgtaaaaaccAATCCTCTTGGTAATTTATACAAGTGACTATAAGGCCTTgaagtaaaagaatgaatgaaaaattttaagcGGAAGAATTCAACACACTGTATGCATTTTTCTAAGTTGGGAATTACatagtgattattttaaaattttctaacagAATGAGTCATTTGAGATTTCATAGGTCCACACCCAAATAGACACAGACCTAAGTCAAGCTGAATCTGAACACTTACAAGTTCAGAAATAGACTGGTTCAGAAAACTTATGTTCTCTCTGTAGCATCTGTTATTATTTACTATATCTCTTGAGGGCTGAGGAAAAATATAATCATGATTGCATTTTACAAGACAGTCACAGTAAAATTATTAGAAGAAGTATGGAGCACAGATGTTTTGAAACAGTTTATATTTTGGTACATTGGTACATTTACATTGAAATAAATATCACTGGATATCATGGATGTTTTTTCAATTCTGACTATTGTGCTTGTGTATCCCAATAGTACCATGTGTGCTATTACATGTCAATCAGGATGAATGATTATAAAATACCAGACTTCTAAATTCAGTATTTTGGGATTCATTGAGTAAATAAATACTGCTTTGgggatattaaaaagaaaaaactttgttAAGTTTGCCTACTAGCTTGGACTTGAGAAGACCCATATTCTGGAGGTCATTAAGGTACAGacttttgaaaattaataatataatttagtATCAGACTAAAGGACAAgttatttctgaaaatatatatgaatgagACTCATCCACAGGAGAATTCAGTATGATTAACATTAACATGGAATATCACTTCATCTTATATAGTAATGTTGTGTTTCTACAACAAATTAGATGGACAAGTCAGGAATTAAACCACATGGTTTATGATAAGGATatgatcctgtgtgtgtgtctgtgcatgttttAAATTGAGCCATCTAATTTTTCTGCCAGTGATTTCAATATAAATGCTGTACAAATAACTAAAACTCATCTTGGAAAATCTTTATTTAACAGAAATAATGCATACTAAACAATACATGTCTTATAAGTTAAAAAATCATACTTGAGAAACCTCATATCAgtgtttttgctattattttaaccaaaaaaaaaatgccatacaAATTTGATGCAAAATGGGTAACAATTTTGCTAAAGATTCCTGTGGTTAGTTTGTGAGGATTGTGTATGAAacatttatagttttcaaaaagaATCATCCTAAATTAATGTAGAGTAATCTCTACTGTGTTCTTTTCCCCCCTCAATGGTTAATTACTTTTTTTGCTATAGAGTCTACTAGTCAGTTTCACTTGTGTTAACTCATGTTTTCTATGCTTTAAGGAAATCTTTCAAACATGGCAGAAGCTAAGACTCACTGGCTTGGAGCAGTCCTGTCTCTCATCCCTTTAATTTTCCTCCTCTCTGAAGCTGACGCTGCTTCATTTCAGAGAAACCAGCTGCTTCAGAAGGAACCAGATCTCAGATTGGAAAATGTCCAAAGGTTTCCCAGTCCTGAAATGATCAGGGCTTTGGAGTACATAGAGAAGCTCCGACAACAAGCTCACAAAGAAGAAAGCAGCCCAGACTACAACCCCTACCAAGGTGTTTCTCTTCCCCTTCAGCAAAAAGAAAACGGTGACTTGCCAGAAAGTTCAAGGGATTCCCTGAGtgaagatgaatggatgaagataaTAGCTGAAGCTTTGAGACAGGCTGAAAATGAGCCCCAGTCTGCCCCAAAGGAAAACAGGCCTTATACTTTGAATTCAGAAAAGAACTTTCCAATGGACATGCCTGATGATTATGAGACTCAACAGTGGGCAGAGAGAAAGCTCAAGCACATGAGATTCCCTCCTATGTAtgaagagaattccagggacaacCCCTTCAAACGCACAAATGAAATAGTGGAGGAACAATATACTCCTCAAAATCTTGCTACATTGGAATCTGTCTTCCAAGAGCTGGGGAAACTGACGGGACCAAACAACCAGAAGCGTGAGAGGGCTGATGAGGAGCAAAAACTTTACACAGACGATGAAGATGATATCTACAAGGCTAATAACATTGCCTATGAAGATGTGGTTGGGGGAGAAGACTGGAACCcagtagaggaaaaaatagagagTCAAACTCAGGAAGAGGCAAGAGACAGCAAAGAGAATGCAGACAAAGCTGAGCAAATCAATGACGAAATGAAGCGTTCCGGGCAGCTGGGCCTCCAAGATGAAGATCTCCGGAAAGAGAGTAAAGACCAACTCTCAGATGATGTCTCCAAAGTAATTGCCTATCTGAAAAGGTTAGTGAATGCTGCGGGAAGTGGGAGGTCCCAGAATGGGCAAACTGGGGAAAGAGCAACCAGGCTCTTTGAGAAACCACTTGATCCTCAATCTATTTATCAGCTGAttgaaatctcaaggaatttacaGATACCCCCTGAAGACTTAATTGACATGCTCAAAACTGGAGAGAAGCCAGCAGAACCAGAGCAGGAGCTTGAGATTCCTGTTGAACCTGAAGACATCTCAGAGGTTGACTTAGACCATCCAGATCTGTTCCAAAATAAGATGCTCTCCAAGAATGGCTACCCCAAAACACCTGGTCGTCCTGTGGCAGAGGCCCTACCGGATGGGCTCAGTGTGGAGGACATTCTAAATCTTTTAGGGATGGAGAGTGCTGGAAATCCAAAGCCTCCATATTTTCCCAATCAGTATAACCGAGAGAAAGTTCTGTCAAGACTGCCCTATGGTCCTGGAAGATCTAAAGCTAACCAGCTCCCCAAAGCTGTCTGGATGCCAGATGTTGAAAACAGACAGATGGCATATGAGAACCTGAATGACAAGGATCAAGAATTAGGAGAGTACTTGGCCAGGATGCTGGTTAAATACCCTGAGATCATGAATGCCAACCCCGTGAAGCGAGTTCCCAGTCAAGGCTCAACTGAAGATGATCGGCAGGACGAGAACCAAATCGAGCAGGCCCTCAAAGAGCATTTGAGTCAACACAGCTCTCAGGAGACTGACAAACTGGCCTCGGTAAGCAAAAGGCTCCCTGTAGGGACCCCGAAGAGTGATGATACCCCCAACAGACCGTACTTGGATGAAGATCTGTTAGTGAAAGTGCTGGAATACCTCAAccaagaaaaggcagaaaagggaAGGGAGCACATTGCTAAGAGAGCAATGGAAAATATGTAAGCAGCTTTCACTGATTACCCTATTTTCACTCCTCCCATCCCAAGCAAACCCCAATATTTCTCTTTAGTGTGTTGACTTCTCTCTTGTTAACACTGTAATACCTTTAAATGCTGTACAGGCGGATGATTCCATTTCACTGGAGCACCTGCTTCACTTACTCTGAACTGTTCTCTTGTGTATGGGTATGTGTAAATGTTATGATTtctgaataaaaatattaatcataGCCCTAATTCAAGAAAGATATCTATGATAGTGTTTAATAGTGTATCTAATAGCCGTGGCATTGTTGATGCTCACTTATGATAAAGAGTGTCCTATAAGTCCCTtgaaagtttttaatatttactgaattatttTGTTACTGTCTGTAGTGTTTTGTGGAGTACTGgagcaaaaaaaataaagcattataaatatatagttttaCTTATAAGGCCTTTTCTATTGTGTGTTTTATtgttgcttaataaatgttatttctgGACAACTGTGGGTTATTCATTCTGGAAATCCAGAGGCAATGGATGTGGATCAAGAAGTATGGagctaaaagagaaaattatttcctTCCACAGTCAATCCAGGTAAGAAATAATGAATGGAAATACATGATCACATTATACATTTGTAGAATGCAATATCCTCTAGCAGCTCACTACCTAGAGCTTGCCTTTAGTTTTTTTTGTGATTAtggaataatttatatttaaacctTTTACCCTTgacttttgtaaataaaaacatttaagtcTTCCATAACCAGCACTGAAAAAGAAGTGATGGGTATAGGGCAATTGGAAAGAACTAGACTTGGAAGCAATCTACCTATTTTCAGGTTACCCTGCTTCCCAGAAGATAAAACTGCTATGCTTTTATATGGTGTGAGAGGGGCCAGAGGACCCCCAGACTGAATGTTAGGTAAGTCAACAGCACAGGCTTAGTGGAGAATACATCAGCTGCCCTCTCTCTGGTCCATGGGTTGGAGAGAATCCTGAGTGGGCAAGGCTGTAGAGAATTGTTATAATGTGCATCACTTCAGGGGTTGATGCTATCAGCATCCTGACATATCAACAGGGAATCAACAACAGCAGCAGCGAGAAAATGTACAGAGCAACAGAACAACAGTGCTCATAAAAAACCAGGGAAATAAATCGTAGTtattatttactgaatatttattgtgcactggGCACAACACTAAACACTTTACCCCATTCAATCTGTGCTGTATCACTGTCAAGGGCCTCTTATTATCCCCTTTTACATCAGAAAAAGCAAAactcagaaaggttaaataattGCCCCCAAGTCACCCAGTGTCATGAGGTGCCAAAGCCTGTGTTCCTAACCTAACTCCACCCCACTGCCTCTCTGGGAGGGGTCTTTCAGCTGACGGTTGGGGTATTGGTGGTGGGGTGGTGAGAGGCTTATGTGTCTCAGCGTGGGTCATTTCCATGAGAGGgcatctttctctgtgtgtgtgtgtgtgtgtgtgtgtgtgtgtctgtgtgtgtgtgtgtgtgtgagggagggagtggtggtttagttactatgttatgtctgactcttcgtgaccccattgactgtagcccaccaggctcctctgtctgtgggatttccaggcaagaatactggagtgggttgccatttccttctccaggggatctttccgacccagggatcaaatccttgtctcctgcattgcagacagattctttaccatctgagctatgagggagggagggtggagaggaAATCCTTAAAGGGTCAAAACACACTAAGAGGGTCCTGCCTGCCTTTGGAAAAACATGGAACCTCCATTTTCCTGTGTTATAACTTTGCCCAGACTCTTCTTTTCTGTCCAGTTATCATACTCTCTCAATGAATTCTAGAATCTGTAAGTGGAAGAGAGCTTAGAGGTGAATAGTCTCTACGGTGTTTCTAATAAGTGCTTCTTACTCAGATACCTCACAGGTAAATACTATGAATTGAAGATTATGCAGAGATCTAGGGTATTTGTGGGGCTTCAAGTCTCAGTGCATATTTATACACCGTGCTTTGCAGATGTCCACATATGTCATCTGCCCAGTAAACATTCTCTTCAATTTTCTGTTTCAATCAGCCAGCCACTCCTAGTGCCCTAAATCAACAATCTTTCCATGGTCGCCCCGAGCAGAAATCCGACCTTGGCACCTGTCTCCACCCAACAGAAACTTGCCTTCCGTGTGGTGTGTGAATATTCTACAGGGAGGTTAGAAAATTAGAGCAAGTTAACTCATGTGACACAGCTGATGAGGCCCCGGGCTGGGGTTTGCACACAGATCAGTGGGATGCCAAATCCTGCATTCATTCTGTGGTACCATGTTGCTTTTTTCTCTGTCTCAGTTACGCTTGAGATTCCCTGATTCTCTAACAGTGACATTTCTGGCACCATGATGGGCAGTTGGGGAGATATTTTAATTTGGGATATATATACTCTGCATGACTTCTCTCAGACACCAGTCAGCAAGCATCTTTGCCCTTTTGCAGCATCACCATATTCCTCAGCTGTTGAGTCATCAGATGTAT
The sequence above is a segment of the Dama dama isolate Ldn47 chromosome 8, ASM3311817v1, whole genome shotgun sequence genome. Coding sequences within it:
- the SCG2 gene encoding secretogranin-2, which encodes MAEAKTHWLGAVLSLIPLIFLLSEADAASFQRNQLLQKEPDLRLENVQRFPSPEMIRALEYIEKLRQQAHKEESSPDYNPYQGVSLPLQQKENGDLPESSRDSLSEDEWMKIIAEALRQAENEPQSAPKENRPYTLNSEKNFPMDMPDDYETQQWAERKLKHMRFPPMYEENSRDNPFKRTNEIVEEQYTPQNLATLESVFQELGKLTGPNNQKRERADEEQKLYTDDEDDIYKANNIAYEDVVGGEDWNPVEEKIESQTQEEARDSKENADKAEQINDEMKRSGQLGLQDEDLRKESKDQLSDDVSKVIAYLKRLVNAAGSGRSQNGQTGERATRLFEKPLDPQSIYQLIEISRNLQIPPEDLIDMLKTGEKPAEPEQELEIPVEPEDISEVDLDHPDLFQNKMLSKNGYPKTPGRPVAEALPDGLSVEDILNLLGMESAGNPKPPYFPNQYNREKVLSRLPYGPGRSKANQLPKAVWMPDVENRQMAYENLNDKDQELGEYLARMLVKYPEIMNANPVKRVPSQGSTEDDRQDENQIEQALKEHLSQHSSQETDKLASVSKRLPVGTPKSDDTPNRPYLDEDLLVKVLEYLNQEKAEKGREHIAKRAMENM